The proteins below come from a single Zea mays cultivar B73 chromosome 8, Zm-B73-REFERENCE-NAM-5.0, whole genome shotgun sequence genomic window:
- the LOC100384015 gene encoding uncharacterized protein LOC100384015: MNAFFTSLARGLDELGRAGGLSSLPALLRAASLLRGLHSQLTLMVGQLHLPPGGRWLDEYMDETARLWDACLAVKLGLASVERYCAAASCAAAALDDWLQDPSPLSSSQVMRAISVSRREAMAAEEENRALADARIAPLSLQLDERLLLRATDARLTGFNGFRGLLHALHNASSLLLLILASGAVSCAAAAGGPCGADDAGAGFVASIVMLQQRMAEEAADAESDGPGAPGIGMCEFRCARAAVEAAREEVERAAAAAAAAAAAAAGRKCEGGGVVKDKVEELKAWLDVLRTGTHSLVCQLDDFLDDIVEGRKELSDLCSH, translated from the exons ATGAACGCCTTCTTCACGTCCCTGGCGCGCGGGCTGGACGAGCTGGGCCGTGCAGGCGGGCTGTCGTCGCTGCCGGCTCTGCTGCGGGCGGCGTCGCTGCTCAGGGGGCTGCACTCGCAGCTCACGCTCATGGTCGGCCAGCTCCACCTGCCGCCGGGCGGCCGCTGGCTCGACGAGTACATGGACGAGACCGCCCGCCTCTGGGACGCCTGCCTCGCCGTCAAACTCGGCCTCGCCTCCGTCGAGCGGTATTGCGCAGCGGCCTCGTGCGCCGCCGCGGCGCTGGATGACTGGCTCCAGGATCCCTCCCCTCTGTCCAGTAGCCAG GTGATGCGGGCGATCTCCGTGTCGAGGAGGGAGGCCATGGCCGCGGAGGAGGAGAACCGCGCGCTGGCGGACGCGAGGATCGCGCCGCTCTCGCTGCAGCTGGACGAGCGGCTTCTGCTGCGCGCGACGGACGCCAGGCTTACGGGCTTCAACGGCTTCCGGGGGCTGCTGCACGCGCTCCACAACGCGAGCTCGCTCCTCCTGCTCATCCTCGCCAGCGGCGCCGTCTCGTGCGCCGCCGCGGCCGGCGGCCCGTGCGGCGCGGACGACGCCGGGGCCGGCTTCGTGGCGTCCATCGTGATGCTGCAGCAGCGGATGGCGGAGGAGGCCGCTGACGCTGAGTCCGACGGGCCTGGCGCGCCCGGGATCGGGATGTGCGAGTTCCGGTGCGCGCGCGCCGCCGTGGAGGCGGCGCGGGAGGAGGTggagcgcgccgccgccgccgccgccgccgccgccgccgcggcagcGGGTCGCAAGTGCGAGGGCGGCGGTGTCGTGAAGGACAAGGTGGAGGAGCTCAAGGCGTGGCTGGACGTGCTACGGACCGGCACCCATAGCCTGGTGTGCCAGCTGGACGACTTCCTGGACGACATTGTGGAGGGAAGGAAGGAGCTCTCCGACCTGTGCAGCCATTGA